The Budorcas taxicolor isolate Tak-1 chromosome 8, Takin1.1, whole genome shotgun sequence genome includes the window ttgttcAGCCCAGTAACTCCTATTGAACACTGAATAGATACCAGATACTGTTCTGGATGTGGTCTTCAGAAACAGATCAGGGACCCCAAAGGATGTATTtcaatgaaataatgtcactttAATACACAAGATGGTTATCTCCTAGTTTTACTACATGTGTGATGCTTCTCAAATGATTCCCCACAGCAATACTTTATAAAGCATCCTATACTTCTTCTTTGGAGCAGCAGGCTTCACATTTATAAATGTTTGTAATGATTACTGTTTTGGTAGGATACAAATTCCAAGAAGAGAAGTCCGTCTTATTCATTACTACATTCCCAAATTGTAACATCCCCAAATAACTGGCACTGAGCAAgtatttcatacatttttataaCATGAAGGACTTTCTGAAATTAATTCTGCTGGCTACCAGTCAGTGAACACTCCTAAGGTATGGAGCATAGTCCAATACTGCCTCTAACAAccagaaaatatctttgaaagaatctgttttatttacttttaaaatttgtgtgactTTTTAATTCTCATCCAACATCTATATCTTTTAATATGTGTTTTGTTATTCCCCCCAAAAAGGGACATGTCTCGGGTATGCTGCATAGTTTTAAGGATACAGCTATGTGAGTGTTTTGGAGCTGGAACTCTATTCAAAGTCTGTCTTGATTTTTTAGCAAATATCTTAAACTTGAGTTAGCATCTGAAAGATTGGTTTAAGAATATTTATCTTGAcagtttcattgtttttaaaagagcaaaatgCAAATACACTTAAAGTATTTGGCATGCATAATATTTATTCACATATTGACTCCCTTTTCCCCTCTtacttttaatagaaaatttcTAGTTTCCCTTCCAAGAACCTcaatttatctctggttcttTCCATTAAGTGTACATGGTCAATAACTGTTAATGAAGAAGTGAAAGTATTCTTCATTTTTGATCCACAGTTATGGCTCTGCATGTAGAAAACAGCATTCTTTTATCAAGCATATTAAACACCTTGTAGATGAAAATTTTctagtgaaaaattttaaacaatgtccacagagaaaaattaaattgaatttttattacTACTTATTTAACACAAGTTTGCTTAGACAAGTAAGAATTTATAGAATCTGTGCTTTATTGCACTGCacagaaagcagaaatacagtTACACTATTATAGCACTGTTTGTGGGGAATTATGGGTGGTTTGTCTGGAATACATGAAGATTTTCAGTTATTGTTGCAAGGAATCACAAAAGAGATCTTTGGTCCAAAGAAGACATCTCTgaaaaagagtagaacatgaaTTAAATCCAGCTGGAAATTAAGATATATGTTAGTCTTTGCTGGGCTAAAAATGGACAGTGATTTCCAGGATTTCAGACATAACTGTTCTTTTCAGGTGAGCAAAGTACAACGAGAATGAGTGGGAAGACTTGCCACAGGAGCAACAAAAATCAAGAAGGTAATCAATTCTTCTACTTTTCCCCATTTGCCATTGACATGATGCTATCATTTATtgataaagaaaagcaaagactgGGTGACTTCAAAACATTACAATCCTACCAAAAAATTCACTTCTCTGTTATGGGTGGGATGGGCATAATGTTTAAGTCTACTGATAAGaaacagaagtttaaaattttctagggaagcaaataaatacatttctagGTTTTATAGGGAAAGATGAAATGTTGAGCTACTCAGCTTCACTCTTGTTGGAAAAATCACTTAAGGTGATATATAGAAATGTGATGCTGCCTTCTGTACTAACGTTATGTGTAATCAAAACATGATCCACAGGAGTTGGAATTATTAAGGCGGGAAAATACGGATAAACTAATTAGGAAAATGAGGGCTGTTTGTAATAAAATGCCACtccatttgaaaaaaatgcaTGGAATAATATCaaattatatgtgtgtgcaaGGTAGTATTGTGATTATGGCTCAGTAGAAATATACTTAGCCTACAGTGTACAACATGATAACCGTAACTAACACTGTGTGtgatatatttgaaagtttctgAGATAAGATATCCTAAAGTTATCACAAGGGAAAACAATTTTTTGACCATGTGAGGTGATTTGTGTTAACTGCActtattatggtaatcatttcataatacatttgacccttgaacaatacagCAATAAGGGGTGCTGACCTTCTGTGCAACCAAAAATCTGTGAATAACTTTACAGTCAGTCCTCCATACCTGTAGTTCAACATCTGAGAATTCAGCCAATCATAGATGATATAGTGCTATAGTATGTATTTAGTGAAAGAAATTTGCAGGTAAGTGTACCCATGCAGTTCAAATATgtcttgttcaagggtcaactgtctATTTCTTTCAACTCAttgtgctgtacaccttaaatgtgAACAGTGCTATATTTAACTGTATCTCagtgcaactgaaaaaaaaaaagatgcaaaatttgtgtttacaggttaaaaaaaaaagaaatatacttaGCTATTTGTTGCTAATGCAAGAGCAGTAACCCTAAATCAGATAGAAACTACTTTATATATTCATACTTCTATTTCATCCATTAACAATGGATGATCACAAAATTATATCATAAAATAACTACAAGTACATTTCAGTAAATCAGTTTCAATCttataagaaaattttaagtatgaTATTTTAGTATTAGATGGCATTTCATTTATGTGGGAAAAGTTAAGTCATTTTATGGAATCAGTTAACTTGCATTCTTGATATCATTGTTTAATCAAGTGATTCTCACAAAATTATGAGATAAAATGCATAATCATACCACTCAAAGGGTTTAAACCATAATTGCTTTGCTTTCTCTCCATTGTTTCTGATCCAGCTGGTTTGGTCTGGGGTCCAAGGTTGGATTACATTCTTAACAAGAACTCAGCTAATACCGGAGCTGCTGTCCTGGGAACCACACCTAAGAATCAACTGGTTTGGTAGAAACATTACCTGGTCCAAatcaggagtcctgggttctagTGTCAGAGCTGATATTAACTAGTTATGTGGTTGGTGCTAGTCATGTTTCCTCTCTGCACCTTTCCCTGATAAAGCGGTTTTATCTGCCCTTTCTATCTCACAGatttcttagaaaaatgaaaaactgtgATGCCATATGTTGAAAGTAATTTGGAAAAACTAATTTCAGATGAAATAGGCAAGATCATAGTCTTTGAGATTCCCCAATAACCTGGAAAAGATTACATTAAAATCAAGagctaaaaatctttattgattcATCTACCTTTGTATTATACTTAAAATACATCTACTTTCCAAGTTGGTAGAAACTTCAATTTAGTTAATTTCTGGTTAACTCATATATAGAACTAGAAAGTTTTTCCTCTCACTGTTACCAAACTTTCTATCCTGTTACTTGATCTGTTCACTGGGATCTTTTATCCAAAACCTTTTAATAGACTGGAGTGTTCTTAATTTGTCTTTCATTTAGCTTTGCTAAAATCTGCCAAACTCTGTCTCTTAAatgaaaacattcagttcagtacatAATGTTGATGATCCTAAAAAATAGCTGAGATCTGAATAGGATTTTATTGAAAAGGGTGATaagtttcagcaaactccttgTGAAGGTGTCTTAAGAAAGTTGTTATGCATACATTTTACAACCATACGGTTTGTGACTGCATTTCCTTACTTTGGGCAGCAGAGCAGTTCGCTGAAGTTGCAGTAACAGATCATCTCACATCCCTTCCCATCCCAGAAGTGATCCTGGACATTGACATCAATCTTTGTCAGGTCAGCTACTCCTTCTGGAAGACTGTGACAGTTGCGatcttttagtatttttctgTAGCAGGAAAGGCGGTTTGCAGGCATGGCTTGGACTCCTAGCAGCAAAGTTAGTCCAACGGCGACAGCAAGTACTGTAAATTTCATTTTGGCTCTTGGCTGTGAgataaaagaaaatccaaaatgtGTCAGTGTTTGTTTGTTTCGTAGGTTTTTTAAAAGGATGGAGTTCATCTGAACATAAAGTTCTGTAGTGTCCTCATTAACTCTTAAATTGAAAGAGtaggaattgattttttttctactttatttgaaTGTCTTTCTCAAAGTTTTATGACTATCTACAATAAAAATCACTTGTTATATTTCTTTAACAAGCTCTACAAAGAAATACTGAATGAGAGTTGtgtgagggagggagaaggagaaagtggGAAGAGCCACTTGGATTTTCAAGTActcaaattcattaaaaaaattttttttgttgctttacttgcacaattcaatgatttttggAATATTTGCAGAGTTGTGTAACTATCATCACAGGCATGGatgttcttgttgttttttatttttgaccaCGAGGCGTAcgaaatcttagttccttgaccagggattaaacccatgccccttgaATCTTACctgctggactaccagggaagtcccccaaattcACTTTTTTACCAGTGTATTCAGTAGAGAAAAACTGCTTTTAAGATGATAAAACTGAAGTAAATTTCTAGAGCAGATATCATCATTGTGTACAGTGATTCTTGACTTTACATATCCTAACAACATTGTCAAATAACCTGGACCCCACCCTGACAGAAACAAAAAGCCCACTCATCCTGATGctgactgattatattctatagATATATTTAcagttaagtttttaaaagtttcagaCTTATTTAggggactgattttttttttcataagtttAGTAATTTGTGAACACTTCTCCCACATGGGTTACATCTCAGTTGAAAGCAGAGGCTTGAATTCCCCATAAGAGACCTTTAGCCTGTTCTTAGACACCTACTGTAATAGGGAACTCAATTGTTGACTAAATCCACATATTCCACTGATACAGTTCTAATGTTTCCCttcctggaaaatatttttctgtggcTTCCACCCATCGGTTCTAATTTGAACTCTTGTGGTCATACCAAGCAAGTTCCTCTTTTAGGAGATAATACTTCCAGTATAGTATTTGTATGGACTATtccaaaagaaggcagagtgccaaagaattgatgcctttgaactgtggtgctggagaagactaaaaatcaaaccagtcactcttaagggaaatcaaccctgaatattcattggaaggaccaatgctgaagctgaagctccagtattttggtcatctgatgtgaacagacgactcattggaaaagaccctgatgctgggaaaggctgaaggcaaaaggagaagggggcaaaagaggatgagatgtttggacggcatcaccaatgcaatggacatgaactgaagcaaacttcgggagatggtgagggacagggaggcctggtgtgctgcactccatggggagTCACGGAGTCCTCGCAGAGTCAGGGCtgggagactgaacagcaacatggaATACTCATGATCTATTGAATCTGGCTTCTCTGGCCTACATATTAAACATGAAGAGAATAGAGGCTTTTGCAGTAAACGGAGACTAGCAAGATAGTGAAGGAGCCAGAATCAGACACCACAGCCCTTCAGATTGCTGAAGTATCCTAAATGTTTAGAGGAGTTCACCACGGAGCCCATCTGGCCTTGGTGATTTCTGTTCTGGGAGGTTATTAATTACTGATCCAGTTTCTTTCGTGTATACAGATCTACTCACATCATCTGAGGAAGGACACTCACTGCTTTTTATGAGTCTGGTGGTTtaggtggtttagtcgctaagtcgtgtccgattgttgcgaccccatggactgtagcccaccaggctcctctgtccatgggattttccaggcaagaatactggagtggattgccatttccttctccaggggatcttcccagcccaggaatcgaacctgggtctcctgcattgcaggcagattcttttatgaGTTTAGAAACTGAAACTACTCTTTCATACTCTGACAGagttttagattttatttcatattctgaTTTGAATTAGTCATTTTTGGCCttgcttatatattttcttagaattataaatatttaatttaattcttaCCTCCAAATACTAgtgaaaggaaagacaaaaaaatgagatctatttcactttatatttttttcagatttgagAGAACAAGACCCTACAGTGTTGTATTACATCACAATCCAGTATAGATAGAATAATACCTTCCAATAATAATACCTTACACTTTGCAAATTGTAACataagttgtattttttttaaaatgtaattctgTGAGGTGTTTTAGCTCTCAGTTACTTCTGATTCAGGCCTTCTTTATCCCCATAAGGTaattgatgttaaaaaaaaaaaaagagttacatTTCCTGACATTTTTTCCAGATTACTCTTCAAAGAAGGATGATTGAATATCTTGTTAATTGAGCATTTAATATATGCTAGGAATCACCACAGTCATTAAACTTTAAAAGACATATTGAAGTCATATTGAAGTCTAAGACAGAACTCTACTATGTAAGCAAAGTTTTTGTTTAAAgagctttattgaggtaaaattgaCATATACTAAAGGACAGCTGTTAGAGGGTACAGTTTGTTCAGGCACATGTATGTCCCCATTATACCATCACTGTAGTCAGGATAGTGAGGGGACCCATCAGCCCTaagtctcctcctgccctcttgtCATCCACCTGTCTCACTCCTCCCTGTCCCCACTCCCATCCAGACAACCACTGACCTGTTTTCTCCCCCGAGATTAAGGTGCATTTTCTCCAATTTCATATCAATGGAGTCATAAAATATGCACTCTTTTTTAATCTGGCTTTTATCACTCAGCATACTTACTTTGAGAGATATATATCTGTCCATTGCCTGTATCAATAGCTgactcctttttattgctgagaatTATTGCATTATGTGTGCTATAAATTGTTCCATctgtctgttgatggatatttgagttttttttaagtttcaggcCGTTGCAAAGCTGTTGTGAACACTTGTGTACAAGGCTTTGCAAGATCAAAGCTtcattgtgtgcatgtgtgtgcgtgctcagttgggtgtgactctttgctaccccatggactgtagcccaccaggctcctctgtccttgagattttcctctccaggggatagCTTTCATTACTCTTGAGCATATACCTATGACTGGAATAACTGGTGGGtgtatgttttactttttaaggaGTTGCTAAATtgtttttccaaagtggttgtaccatttaaAATTCCCACCAGCAGTCTGCAAGAGTTCCAGTTTGTCTACGTCCTCTCCAACACTTGATACGGtcagtatttttaatttgtacATTCTGATAGGTGTCTTGTGGTTTTATGtagcatttccttaatgattaatGGTATTAAACCTCTTTCATATGTTTTCTTcgtctgtgtatcttctttgttgACCTGTCcaaatcttttcccatttaaaaaaagttGGATTGTGTTCTTGAGTTGTGagggttctttgtatattctgaacACAAGTTCTTTATTAGATATATACTTTCCAAACATTTCCAAACATTTACTTCATCTAtgactttccttttcaccttcttatttaaaataagcaaatgttttaaacttttaaaagaaggaaaagtttaAATTTAATGAAGTATACTTTCTCAGTTTTTTTCAATGGAATGTgtttttggtgttatttctaaggtcacaagggcttcccaggtggcactagtggtaaagaacccacctgccaatgcaggagacataagagatggggttccatccctgggtagggaagatcccctgaaggagggcgtggcaacccactccagtggtcttgcctggagaaccccatggacagaggagcctggcgagttacagtccatgaggtcacaaaggggttggacacaacttagcgactaaatgacaacaacgtataaaataaataacaaactcCTGCCCTATAGCCCAGGGAAGTGTACTAaatgtcttgtaataacttataataaaaaagaatctgaaaaagaatatataactgagtgactaacacaacattataaatcaactatactgtatttcaacaacaataaaaattttttgaaataaaattctatCTTCCTTCACAGATTCTTAATCTGCCTTTCTTGCTCTAATTTTCCTTGGCATTTATAAACctctaaattattataaaatattcttattgTGTCTCCCCCAAATTGAACGGAAGCTCCAGGAAGGCAGGGTTTTTTCTGAGATGTATCCATCCCAAGCACCCTTAACAGTGCCTGTCACATtagtgaaagaataaataatatatcCTCATCTCTAGATGCTTACAGCCGGAGAAGGATGTGTCTCTCGGATTGCTAAACTCAGTAGCTAGTTGCAGAGAGCTGTTTACAACTGGAAGAGGTTAGTGAGCTGCTACATCCTTCAATTTGCATGTCATCAGGTactattgttttaatttaaattaattcattgtATTTAACTTTTGCTAAATAGTCtgactttaaaatgtatatcccaatttctggtttttgtttgtttgcttgatttTTGTCAAAACTAGCATTTGTTCTGGATTATTAGCTCATACctgacttaaaaatatatatatttctatgtatGTGTACATTTATGAGAAGATTCAACAGCAAACATCAGCTGCCTTTGCTGTAACCTCCCTCGCCTGATTCCTGTCTTTCAAAAGATTGGGAGTATGGGGAGGAGTTGGGAGGAGAGCTGTAAGCTCTTTTTGATCTTTTTGCCTCAATGTATTAGAATTTTTCTATTACTTTAGATCGCTGgcatttttcatatctttttgagCTATGATCTTCCTAGTTTTTTACTATGTAATCATGTTCTTATTTTTGGTAATCTagcttaattttgtttatttcttgtgGCTTTTGAACAAACTCATTCATTTAGCCAGCTTGGGTTCCTATTGCCTTTCTTATATTTCCCACATTTAAGTGTAGGTTGTTCTTAAGCTCATTTCATGACTGTTAACATCTTATGCTTTCTTTCTATTAGATAGTTCTAATGAAAGCCATTAGAtttgtttaagaaaaattatttttctaaaaaaatagtaATACTTAGTGTAAGgcatggaaaataaagaaaagcacaGATAGAATAAAAATCAACTAGAGTTTCAATGTGGAGAGGATGGTTGTGAACCTCACTTAggacttctaattttttttttaattgtgatatagttgctttacaatgttgtgttagattctgctgtacaacaaaatgaatcagctatacatacacatatatccactccctctTGACCCTCCCATGCagtggcaaggatgtggagaaggaGAAATGGAGATGGCCAGGGACACTGGGAAACTAATATTTATGTTCTTGGTGGGAAGTATGTCGGAGAAAGAAGTTGATGGAAGAGATGAGGTGAGAGAGAAAGACTCCAGGATGCCTATTAGGTTTCTGACCTGAATGGtgctgacatttattgagct containing:
- the SCRG1 gene encoding scrapie-responsive protein 1, whose amino-acid sequence is MKFTVLAVAVGLTLLLGVQAMPANRLSCYRKILKDRNCHSLPEGVADLTKIDVNVQDHFWDGKGCEMICYCNFSELLCCPKDVFFGPKISFVIPCNNN